In the genome of Fusarium fujikuroi IMI 58289 draft genome, chromosome FFUJ_chr02, one region contains:
- a CDS encoding related to RNA-3`-phosphate cyclase 1 gives MNPVELDGRTGEGGGQVVRVAIAIAALTGQAVTITNVRGNRERGGLKSQHVTSIQFLAEITDADVEGLSVGSKTITFAPRRGPTELYQRNIKISAESGSASSLLILQAVLPFLIFAGNDSEESVELSISGGSNVSFSLSFEYLDQVLLPTLEERFGIHVERALERRGWSLGPQSRGQIRLKFHPLKIGQTLRYKSPEQRAYPESYEIKSIDVSMVVPGSTHERLQASLTRGLGDLFSGVDVHFKHVEDTGLDSRWYILLVAHSTSGIRWGHDWLGSIPKKTKNRDMFADQVSRKLCRGLYDEVAVGGQVDVHLQDQVVVFQALCEGYSSFPRGDAPDDSPPDTLIDAMVNLDIGTGRMRKEKTNEPFGCGSLHTQTARWVASEMLPSVEFYNKGNIVKGAGISMK, from the exons ATGAACCCTGTGGAACTAGACGGAAGAACGGGAGAGGGCGGTGGACAGGTTGTAAGAGTCGCAATAGCAATAGCTGCCTTGACGGGACAGGCtgtcaccatcaccaacgtcaGAGGAAATCGAGAACGTGGAG GTCTCAAGAGCCAACACGTCACGAGCATTCAGTTCCTCGCGGAGATAACAGATGCGGATGTGGAGGGCCTAAGTGTAGGTTCCAAGACCATAACCTTCGCTCCACGACGAGGACCCACCGAACTATATCAACGCAATATCAAGATATCTGCAGAGTCAGGTTCTGCGAGTAGTCTCCTCATTTTGCAAGCTGTCCTCCCGTTTCTAATCTTTGCCGGCAATGACTCCGAGGAATCAGTCGAGCTTTCAATATCTGGTGGATCCAATGTGTCATTTTCACTCAGTTTTGAATATCTGGACCAAGTTCTCCTACCAACATTGGAGGAACGATTTGGAATTCATGTTGAAAGGGCGTTAGAAAGACGTGGATGGAGCCTCGGTCCGCAGTCGAGGGGTCAGATACGTCTCAAGTTTCATCCATTGAAGATTGGCCAAACTCTGCGATACAAATCCCCAGAGCAACGCGCTTACCCTGAGTCCTATGAGATCAAGTCTATTGATGTCAGCATGGTAGTGCCTGGCAGCACGCACGAGAGACTCCAGGCATCACTGACAAGGGGCCTTGGGGACCTCTTTTCTGGGGTAGACGTCCATTTCAAGCATGTTGAAGACACGGGCCTAGATTCACGGTGGTACATACTGCTTGTGGCCCATTCCACATCTGGGATCAGATGGGGACATGACTGGCTTGGATCAATACCgaaaaagacaaagaacaGGGACATGTTCGCCGATCAAGTGTCAAGAAAATTGTGTCGGGGTTTGTACGATGAGGTAGCTGTCGGTGGCCAAGTGGAcgttcatcttcaagatcaagtggTCGTTTTCCAAGCACTCTGTGAGGGATACTCTTCGTTCCCTCGAGGAGATGCCCCAGATGATTCTCCACCTGACACACTAATCGATGCCATGGTAAACTTGGATATCGGTACTGGCAgaatgagaaaagaaaagacgaaTGAGCCCTTCGGTTGCGGCTCTCTTCATACACAAACAGCCAGGTGGGTTGCTAGCGAGATGTTGCCGAGCGTCGAGTTTTACAACAAAGGCAACATAGTGAAAGGGGCGGGTATATCAATGAAATAG
- a CDS encoding related to endoglucanase B has translation MRFSASAAALAMATTVSAHAQVYGLWVNGEDQGDGRNVYIRSPASNSPVKDLTSPDLVCNVNGGKAAPKFVKAASGDELTFEWYHDNRGDDIIDGSHRGPIITYIAPYTENDGTGAIWTKIAEDGYDGSEWAVDKLIKAKGKSTFTLPSALKAGKYIVRQEIIAHHESDVAYASNPARGAQFYPSCAQVEVTGSGTAVPDEKFDFNKGYTSTDKGIVFNLYGSYTTYDIPGPAVWKGTSSGSGSGSGSTPETPAATSAAAEAPAATSAAAEAPAATQPAGGNAGSETQAPAPTPTFATVVRPSEGASAPTEAPSAPVTPPKTGCSSKRRRARRAARRSL, from the coding sequence ATGCGTTTCTCCGCTTCCGCTGCTGCTCTGGCCATGGCCACCACCGTCTCGGCCCACGCTCAGGTCTACGGCCTCTGGGTCAACGGTGAGGACCAGGGTGATGGACGTAACGTCTACATCCGATCTCCCGCCAGCAACTCTCCCGTCAAGGACCTCACCAGCCCCGACCTCGTCTGCAACGTCAACGGTGGCAAGGCTGCCCCCAAGTTCGTCAAGGCTGCTTCCGGCGACGAGCTCACCTTCGAGTGGTACCACGATAACCGTGGAGATGATATCATCGATGGCAGCCACAGGGGTCCTATCATCACCTACATTGCTCCCTACACCGAGAACGACGGCACTGGTGCTATCTGGACCAAGATCGCTGAGGACGGTTACGATGGCAGTGAGTGGGCTgttgacaagctcatcaaggccaagggcaagtCCACCTTCACTCTTCCCTCTGCCCTGAAGGCTGGCAAGTACATTGTCCGCCAGGAGATCATCGCTCACCACGAGTCCGATGTTGCCTATGCCTCCAACCCCGCTCGCGGTGCTCAGTTCTACCCCTCTTGCGCTCAGGTTGAGGTCACTGGCTCCGGCACTGCTGTCCCTGATGAGAAGTTCGACTTCAACAAGGGCTACACCTCCACTGACAAGGGCATTGTCTTCAACCTCTACGGTTCTTACACCACCTATGACATCCCCGGCCCTGCTGTCTGGAAGGGTACCTcttccggctccggctccggctctgGCTCTACTCCCGAGACTCCTGCTGCCACCTCCGCTGCCGCTGAGGCTCCCGCCGCTACCtccgctgctgctgaggcccCTGCTGCTACCCAGCCCGCTGGTGGCAACGCCGGCTCCGAGACTCAGGCTCCAGCCCCTACTCCTACCTTCGCCACCGTTGTCCGACCCTCCGAGGGTGCCTCTGCTCCCACTGAGGCTCCTTCTGCTCCCGTCACTCCCCCCAAGACCGGCTGCTCTTCCAAGCGTCGCCGTGCTCGCCGCGCTGCCCGCCGATCTCTGTAA
- a CDS encoding related to aromatic ring-opening dioxygenase LigB subunit, putative, with protein MTQLLSFRSLIGFFSIAVAMIALFGASPLKAFSSTLQRAGFDWYNSQKDVTFPIKTNTAKKAPVYFFSHGGPDVQYNTKHPVYPVLQQIGKEITQKVKPKAVVVFSAHWMGEEHAIHVNNAVDTPLIYDFYGFPDHFYKAQYPNKGSPELASKIMTMLSEAGIQSYGMERGLDHGVFSGFHVAFNPETNPLNVPLVQVSLFKNEDPHAHYALGRAVSALRDEGIVIIGAGMSVHNLRDMHHMFEGNTEPLPYVVSFDNALKEALEADPAVREEKMAAICKRGDAKQAHPFMDHLMPVFIAAGAASEDWGKQIWTLHEGSFGWSQFRFGDVPSSS; from the exons ATGACCCAACTCCTATCTTTCCGATCATTGATCGGCTTCTTCTCTATTGCCGTAGCCATGATTGCCTTGTTTGGTGCTTCACCACTCAAAGCCTTCTCATCGACTCTGCAGAGGGCAGGCTTTGATTGGTATAACTCACAGAAGGATGTAACGTTTCCAATAAAGACGAATACGGCAAAAAAGGCGCCTGTATACTTCTTCAGTCATGGTGGT CCTGATGTGCAGTATAACACAAAGCACCCCGTGTATCCTGTCCTTCAACAAATTGGAAAGGAAATAACGCAGAAAGTGAAGCCGAAGGCCGTAGTGGTCTTCTCAGCACATTGGATGGGAGAGGAGCACGCTATTCATGTTAACAATGCTGTAGACACTCCTCTCATTTATGA TTTCTACGGATTCCCCGATCACTTTTATAAAGCTCAATATCCAAACAAGGGTAGCCCAGAGCTTGCGAGCAAGATTATGACCATGCTTTCAGAAGCTGGTATCCAATCCTATGGAATGGAGCGAGGTCTTGATCATGGCGTATTTTCTGGCTTTCATGTTG CTTTCAACCCAGAAACAAATCCACTCAACGTACCACTTGTTCAAGTCTCGCTCTTCAAAAACGAAGATCCTCATGCTCACTACGCTCTCGGACGTGCTGTATCTGCACTTCGGGACGAGGGAATAGTCATCATTGGAGCCGGAATGTCAGTACACAACTTACGTGACATGCACCACATGTTCGAGGGTAACACAGAGCCATTGCCATATGTTGTGAGCTTCGATAACGCTCTCAAGGAGGCTTTGGAGGCCGACCCAGCTGTccgagaggagaagatggcggcgaTATGTAAGCGGGGAGATGCGAAACAAGCACACCCTTTCATGGATCACCTTATGCCAGTTTTCATCGCTGCAGGCGCCGCCAGTGAGGATTGGGGAAAACAGATATGGACTCTTCATGAAGGCAGCTTCGGATGGTCGCAATTCCGGTTCGGTGATGttccttcatcctcatga